From a region of the Hymenobacter jejuensis genome:
- a CDS encoding RNA methyltransferase, whose product MRKRTMEELNRLSVADFKSTQKFPLTLVLDNVRSLHNVGAAFRTADAFAVEKIWLCGITGRPPQREITKTALGSTESVAWEYAATTVDAIRQLKAAGYAIVAVEQTIDSQTLTKFTPEIGRPYALVMGNEVFGVEDDVLALCDAAVEIPQFGTKHSLNVSVAAGVVLWDFLVKMGFAKS is encoded by the coding sequence ATGCGCAAACGAACGATGGAAGAGCTGAACCGGCTCTCAGTGGCAGACTTCAAAAGTACGCAAAAATTCCCCCTAACCCTCGTTCTGGACAACGTGCGGAGCTTGCATAATGTGGGCGCCGCCTTCCGCACCGCCGACGCTTTTGCCGTCGAGAAAATCTGGCTGTGCGGAATTACCGGCCGGCCGCCGCAACGCGAAATCACCAAGACCGCGCTGGGCAGCACCGAGTCGGTAGCGTGGGAGTACGCGGCTACTACTGTTGACGCTATTCGGCAGCTTAAAGCCGCAGGCTACGCCATAGTAGCCGTTGAGCAAACTATTGATAGTCAAACACTTACTAAGTTCACTCCTGAAATTGGGCGTCCTTATGCCTTGGTCATGGGCAATGAGGTTTTTGGGGTCGAAGACGACGTGCTGGCCCTGTGCGACGCGGCTGTCGAAATCCCGCAATTTGGCACCAAGCACTCGCTGAATGTGTCGGTGGCAGCTGGGGTTGTGCTGTGGGACTTTCTGGTAAAAATGGGCTTCGCAAAGTCCTGA
- the mutS gene encoding DNA mismatch repair protein MutS, with the protein MKQYYQLKQQHPGALLLFRVGDFYETFGEDAVTSSRILDITLTKRGAGTSSEVALAGFPHHSLDTYLPKLVRAGQRVAICDQLEDPKQAKGLVKRGVTELVTPGVSFNDNVLERKSNNYLAAVHFGKQEAGIAFLDISTGEFLVAQGDLAYLGKLLQNFSPAEVLFCKKSRHEFEQHFGPDFCHYALDEWVFGFDYAHDSLTRHFKTTSLKGYGIDTLREGITAAGCILHYLAETKHTDIGHIANIARLEEDKYVWLDRFTVRNLELVHPQHMGGVPLIDILDQTVTPMGARLLRKWVVLPLKEVGQIQRRLDTVDALLQNPELLGELNQHLKQIFDLERLISKVAVRRINPRELIQLSRALDAIGPIRESLAGSGIRALQKLADQLNPCVTLREEIKTKIRPDAPVLTNQGNVLNDGVDAELDELRKIAFSGKDYLLKLQQEESRKTGISSLKVAYNKVFGYYLEVTNAHKDKVPTTWIRKQTLVNAERYITEELKTYEEKILHAEDRLFVIEQQLYNELVLSAMDYVPQIQQNARAVAILDCLASFATTARQHRYVKPIVNDTTELDIRQGRHPVIERQLPPGEFYIPNDIRLDQEEQQIVVITGPNMAGKSALLRQTALIVLLAQIGSFVPADAATIGVIDKIFTRVGASDNLSKGESTFMVEMTETASILNNLSDRSLVLMDEIGRGTSTYDGISIAWAIVEHLHNNPKAKAKTLFATHYHELNQLADDCPRVRNYNVAVKEADGRILFMRKLVEGGSEHSFGIHVARMAGMPTAVVLRANEIMHHLEQERTSAGAEDNTLLDEVLAGLEVNTPDNATPIGGETAQRGPAARPVAVASAPRPSLQLSMFEPSDPALERIRELLQALDVNTLTPIEALLKLNELKLVLK; encoded by the coding sequence ATGAAGCAGTATTATCAGCTCAAGCAGCAGCATCCGGGCGCGTTGCTCCTGTTTCGGGTCGGTGATTTTTACGAAACCTTCGGCGAAGATGCCGTCACCAGCTCGCGCATCCTCGACATCACGCTCACCAAGCGCGGCGCCGGCACCTCGTCGGAAGTGGCGCTGGCGGGTTTTCCGCACCACTCCCTTGACACGTATTTGCCGAAGCTCGTGCGGGCCGGGCAGCGCGTAGCCATCTGCGACCAGCTCGAAGATCCGAAGCAAGCCAAAGGGTTGGTGAAACGTGGTGTTACAGAGCTAGTTACGCCCGGAGTGTCATTCAACGACAACGTGCTCGAGCGCAAGAGCAACAACTACCTCGCGGCCGTCCATTTCGGCAAGCAGGAAGCCGGCATTGCCTTCCTCGACATCAGCACCGGCGAATTTTTGGTGGCCCAAGGTGACCTTGCGTACCTGGGTAAGCTGCTCCAGAATTTCTCGCCCGCTGAGGTGCTGTTCTGCAAAAAAAGCCGGCACGAGTTTGAGCAGCATTTTGGCCCTGATTTCTGCCATTATGCCCTCGACGAGTGGGTTTTCGGCTTCGACTACGCCCACGATTCGCTCACGCGCCATTTCAAAACCACCTCGCTCAAAGGCTACGGCATCGACACGCTACGGGAAGGCATCACGGCGGCCGGCTGCATCCTGCATTACCTTGCCGAAACCAAGCATACCGACATTGGCCACATCGCCAACATCGCCCGCTTGGAAGAGGACAAATACGTGTGGCTCGACCGCTTTACGGTGCGCAACTTGGAGTTGGTGCATCCGCAGCACATGGGCGGCGTGCCGCTCATCGACATCCTCGATCAAACGGTAACGCCGATGGGCGCGCGCCTGCTGCGCAAATGGGTGGTGCTCCCGCTGAAGGAAGTCGGGCAAATACAGCGCCGCCTGGATACGGTAGACGCGCTTTTGCAGAACCCCGAGCTGCTGGGTGAGCTAAATCAACATCTTAAGCAAATATTTGATTTAGAACGACTTATATCGAAAGTGGCCGTGCGGCGCATCAACCCGCGGGAGCTGATTCAGCTTAGCCGCGCGCTGGATGCCATCGGCCCGATTCGGGAGTCGCTGGCTGGTTCGGGCATTCGGGCTTTGCAGAAATTGGCCGATCAGTTGAACCCGTGCGTGACGCTCCGGGAAGAGATCAAAACCAAAATCCGGCCCGACGCGCCCGTGCTCACCAACCAAGGCAATGTGCTCAACGACGGCGTGGATGCCGAGCTGGACGAGCTGCGCAAAATTGCGTTTTCGGGCAAAGATTACTTGCTGAAACTCCAGCAGGAAGAAAGCCGCAAAACCGGCATCTCGTCGCTGAAAGTGGCTTATAATAAGGTGTTTGGCTACTACCTCGAAGTCACCAACGCCCACAAGGACAAGGTGCCCACCACCTGGATTCGAAAGCAAACTTTGGTGAATGCCGAGCGCTATATTACCGAGGAGCTGAAAACCTACGAAGAAAAGATCCTGCATGCCGAGGATCGGCTGTTTGTGATCGAGCAACAGCTTTATAATGAGCTGGTTCTGTCGGCCATGGATTACGTGCCGCAGATTCAGCAGAATGCCCGCGCCGTAGCCATTCTCGACTGCCTGGCCTCGTTTGCCACCACGGCGCGCCAGCACCGCTACGTCAAGCCCATCGTGAACGACACCACCGAGTTGGACATTCGCCAAGGCCGTCACCCGGTGATTGAGCGGCAACTGCCGCCCGGCGAGTTTTACATTCCCAACGACATTCGGCTCGATCAGGAAGAGCAGCAAATCGTGGTAATTACGGGGCCAAACATGGCCGGCAAATCGGCTCTGTTGCGCCAAACGGCCCTGATTGTGCTGTTGGCTCAGATCGGCTCGTTCGTGCCCGCTGACGCAGCCACCATCGGCGTCATCGACAAAATCTTCACCCGCGTAGGCGCTTCCGACAACCTGTCGAAGGGCGAAAGCACGTTCATGGTGGAAATGACCGAAACCGCTAGTATTCTTAACAACCTATCGGACAGAAGTTTAGTGCTGATGGACGAAATCGGGCGTGGCACCAGCACCTACGACGGCATCAGCATTGCGTGGGCCATCGTGGAGCACTTGCACAACAATCCCAAAGCCAAGGCCAAAACGCTGTTTGCCACCCATTACCACGAACTCAACCAACTGGCCGATGACTGCCCGCGGGTGCGCAACTACAACGTGGCCGTGAAGGAAGCCGACGGGCGCATCCTGTTCATGCGCAAGCTGGTGGAAGGCGGTTCGGAGCACAGCTTTGGCATTCATGTGGCCCGTATGGCCGGCATGCCCACCGCTGTAGTGCTGCGCGCCAACGAAATCATGCATCACCTCGAGCAGGAGCGAACCAGCGCCGGCGCCGAAGACAACACCCTTCTCGACGAAGTGCTGGCTGGGCTTGAAGTAAACACTCCGGATAACGCAACGCCAATCGGAGGCGAAACCGCCCAGCGCGGCCCAGCAGCCCGGCCGGTAGCCGTAGCTTCGGCGCCACGTCCGAGCCTGCAACTCAGCATGTTCGAGCCTTCCGACCCGGCCTTGGAGCGCATTCGGGAGCTGCTGCAAGCCTTGGATGTGAACACGCTTACGCCCATCGAGGCCCTGCTCAAGCTCAACGAATTAAAGCTCGTATTGAAATAA
- a CDS encoding AAA family ATPase → MAASAIPLSPDEYQQKIRQAFAEVGKVVVGQHYMVNRLLIGLFTGGHILLEGVPGLAKTLTISTLSKVLHLNFQRVQFTPDLLPSDLVGTMIYNQNQSVFEVKKGPIFSNLVLADEVNRSPAKVQSALLEAMQEKQVTIGETTYPLDLPFLVLATQNPVEQEGTYPLPEAQVDRFMMKVYVDYLKKTDELEVMRRMANMAYVGDVNPVLTKEDIFGVRDLINQVQISETLEKYIIELVFATRKPADYDLAEFAQYVQFGVSPRASIALHRAAKAVAFFDERDYVLPEDIKDVASDVLNHRILLNYEAEADGIRTQDLIEAILRKVPIS, encoded by the coding sequence ATGGCTGCTTCCGCTATCCCACTTTCTCCCGACGAATACCAGCAAAAAATCAGGCAGGCTTTTGCCGAGGTCGGCAAGGTGGTAGTGGGCCAGCATTATATGGTCAATCGGCTGCTTATTGGCCTATTTACGGGTGGGCATATCCTTCTGGAAGGCGTGCCTGGGCTAGCTAAGACTCTGACTATTAGCACCTTGTCCAAGGTGCTGCATCTGAACTTTCAGCGGGTGCAGTTTACGCCCGACCTGCTGCCTTCCGACTTGGTGGGAACCATGATTTATAACCAGAACCAGTCGGTGTTCGAGGTGAAAAAGGGTCCGATCTTTTCCAATCTGGTGCTTGCCGACGAGGTCAATCGTTCGCCCGCCAAGGTGCAGAGCGCGCTGCTCGAAGCCATGCAGGAAAAACAGGTGACCATCGGCGAAACCACCTATCCGCTGGACTTGCCGTTTCTGGTGTTGGCCACGCAAAACCCTGTGGAACAAGAAGGTACGTATCCGTTGCCCGAGGCGCAGGTCGATCGGTTTATGATGAAAGTGTACGTCGATTACCTCAAGAAAACCGACGAACTGGAAGTCATGCGGCGCATGGCCAACATGGCCTACGTGGGCGACGTGAACCCCGTGCTCACCAAGGAAGACATTTTCGGGGTGCGCGATCTGATTAACCAGGTACAAATTTCGGAAACCCTGGAGAAATACATCATCGAGCTGGTTTTTGCCACGCGCAAGCCCGCCGATTACGATTTGGCGGAATTTGCTCAGTATGTGCAGTTTGGCGTAAGCCCAAGGGCCAGCATTGCCTTGCACCGCGCGGCCAAAGCGGTCGCCTTTTTCGACGAGCGCGACTATGTGCTACCCGAAGACATCAAGGATGTAGCCAGCGACGTGCTCAACCACCGCATCCTGCTCAACTACGAGGCCGAGGCCGACGGCATCCGCACCCAGGATCTTATCGAAGCAATCTTGCGTAAAGTGCCCATTAGCTAA
- a CDS encoding lipopolysaccharide biosynthesis protein, whose product MIRRILHNFATRLATALLSFAVVWLTAHYLGAAGRGAVSLFVTDCAVLLLFIGLLGGSSLIFLAPTHNVWHLLAPAYGWALVVCTAGTATVGALRAVPEMYLWHLWALSVVQAFFSINTSLLLGRKREASYNFLTVLQVALLAGVLLVAFLGLAWRQVPVYYYATYVAYGLPLLLTFKYLLQLPDPKNIRSGFGHTVRELARNSRSSHLSNILAFVNYRLSYYFVAHYADARAVGVLSVGVALAEAIWIIPRSTALIQYVDLVHATDKHAGLGSTLGVARLTVLGTLAAVLVLCALPPVVLITVFGPEFGAARPVILVLAPGVIIMSINMICSSYFAGIGRYWVNNVCTVVGILVTVPACWLLIPRWGIIGAACATSLSYFACTAYLLRQFLRATGTSVSDFVPRPQELTRLRELLAKGN is encoded by the coding sequence ATGATTCGCCGCATCCTCCACAACTTTGCAACCCGGCTGGCAACTGCCTTGCTCAGTTTTGCTGTGGTGTGGCTCACGGCGCATTACCTCGGCGCTGCCGGCCGCGGCGCCGTCAGCCTATTCGTGACCGATTGCGCGGTATTGCTGCTGTTTATCGGATTGTTGGGCGGCTCGTCGCTCATTTTTTTGGCTCCCACGCACAACGTCTGGCACCTGCTTGCGCCGGCTTATGGCTGGGCCTTGGTGGTGTGCACGGCGGGCACGGCCACCGTAGGCGCCCTACGGGCCGTTCCCGAAATGTATCTGTGGCATTTGTGGGCGTTGTCGGTGGTGCAGGCCTTTTTCTCGATCAACACGTCGCTTTTGTTGGGCCGCAAAAGGGAAGCGAGCTATAACTTCCTGACGGTGTTGCAAGTAGCCTTGCTGGCGGGCGTGTTGCTAGTGGCTTTTCTGGGGCTGGCGTGGCGGCAGGTGCCCGTGTATTACTACGCTACCTACGTAGCCTACGGTTTGCCCTTGCTTCTCACATTCAAGTACTTACTCCAGCTTCCCGACCCCAAAAACATCCGATCAGGATTTGGTCATACCGTACGCGAGCTGGCCCGCAACAGCCGCAGTTCGCACCTGTCCAACATTCTGGCCTTCGTCAACTATCGCCTGAGTTACTATTTCGTGGCACACTACGCCGACGCCCGCGCCGTGGGAGTGCTGTCGGTGGGCGTAGCGCTGGCCGAAGCTATCTGGATCATTCCGCGCAGCACCGCCCTGATCCAATACGTTGATCTGGTGCACGCTACCGACAAGCACGCTGGCCTCGGCTCCACGTTGGGCGTGGCGCGCCTCACGGTGCTGGGCACGCTGGCCGCGGTGCTGGTGCTTTGCGCGCTACCGCCCGTTGTGCTAATCACGGTGTTCGGGCCTGAGTTCGGGGCGGCCCGGCCAGTTATTCTGGTGTTGGCGCCGGGCGTTATCATCATGTCTATCAACATGATATGCAGCTCTTATTTTGCTGGCATCGGCCGGTATTGGGTCAACAATGTGTGTACCGTCGTGGGCATTTTGGTTACGGTGCCCGCGTGTTGGCTGCTGATTCCCCGCTGGGGGATCATTGGCGCGGCTTGCGCCACCTCGCTTTCGTACTTTGCCTGCACGGCTTACCTGCTGCGTCAGTTTTTGCGCGCAACCGGCACATCTGTATCCGACTTCGTACCCCGCCCGCAAGAGCTGACTCGCCTGCGCGAACTGTTGGCCAAAGGAAATTAG
- a CDS encoding glycosyltransferase, with the protein MKPRVLMLPKWYPNRYDDQAGDFVARHVAAIAPHADIAILFATVARKPLPQLVDYKIDTELAFPIYRYYYQDRITGFGPLDKLLKLILYFGCLGHGYWHLQRTWGRPQLVHVHVLLRTGLFAWWLKLCYRVPYLVTEHWSLYLPERVVGISWLRRILTRAVVRQAAALHTVSEALRDAMHALSFRNAYSVVIGNVVDTDLFRPALVRPRTQTLLNVSAFDDAVKNISGILRVVARLRPTWPSLRLRIAGYGPDEALLRQLAQGLSLLADGTVVFLGKLPQSAVATEMQQAAALVSFSRLETFGCVLLEARACGCPVVATHTAAVPELFRPEGAFGQLVPMDDEEALAAALTSVLAGEVRPDATRLHADAVARSSPAHVGQAFNSLYHSLLDWAPVPHA; encoded by the coding sequence ATGAAGCCTCGCGTACTCATGCTGCCCAAGTGGTACCCCAACCGCTACGACGACCAAGCCGGCGACTTTGTGGCCCGCCACGTTGCAGCCATCGCGCCGCACGCTGATATCGCCATCCTGTTTGCCACAGTGGCCCGCAAGCCATTACCACAACTCGTTGATTACAAAATAGATACAGAATTAGCTTTTCCTATCTACCGCTACTATTATCAAGACCGCATTACGGGTTTTGGGCCTCTGGACAAGCTGCTGAAACTGATTCTGTATTTTGGTTGCCTCGGCCACGGCTACTGGCACCTCCAACGCACTTGGGGCCGACCGCAGTTGGTACACGTGCATGTGTTGCTGCGCACCGGCTTATTTGCGTGGTGGCTAAAGCTTTGTTACCGAGTGCCTTATCTAGTCACTGAGCATTGGTCGCTGTACTTACCGGAACGCGTCGTGGGCATTAGTTGGCTTCGTCGCATCCTGACGCGGGCGGTGGTACGGCAGGCTGCGGCGCTACACACCGTTTCGGAAGCTCTGCGCGACGCGATGCACGCGCTGAGCTTTCGCAATGCCTATTCAGTTGTGATTGGTAATGTGGTAGATACAGATCTGTTCCGGCCCGCGCTAGTACGGCCGCGTACGCAAACGCTGCTCAACGTTTCGGCTTTTGATGATGCTGTAAAAAACATCTCAGGAATCTTGCGGGTGGTGGCTCGACTGCGGCCCACTTGGCCCAGCCTGCGTTTGCGCATTGCTGGCTACGGACCCGATGAAGCGCTGCTACGCCAACTGGCTCAGGGGTTAAGCTTGCTCGCTGACGGCACCGTGGTCTTTCTGGGCAAGCTGCCGCAATCGGCTGTGGCCACCGAAATGCAGCAGGCCGCGGCCTTGGTTTCGTTTAGCCGACTGGAAACTTTCGGTTGCGTGTTGCTGGAAGCGCGGGCCTGCGGCTGCCCCGTAGTCGCGACCCACACGGCCGCCGTGCCGGAGCTGTTTCGCCCCGAAGGTGCCTTTGGCCAACTAGTACCCATGGACGATGAAGAAGCCCTGGCCGCCGCGCTAACCTCAGTGCTGGCGGGCGAAGTTCGGCCGGATGCTACTCGTCTGCACGCCGATGCAGTGGCCCGCAGCAGTCCGGCGCACGTCGGGCAAGCTTTTAACTCGCTTTATCACAGCCTGTTGGACTGGGCTCCTGTTCCGCACGCATGA